A window of Mobiluncus massiliensis genomic DNA:
TTACCATGTTCCTCGACTACCCGGCAATAGCCAGGATTCATCTCCGCTGGTAATCGGCAAATCTGTCTGCTTACCTCATGTAGAACCTACGACATGTTTTTGGGTGGAGCTGGCTCTAGTAAGAACCCACAATTGGGCGTGGCAAAAATAGGACGCAAATGGGAAATTTTGTTGAAATTGCAACGTTTTTAGTGGTACGCCATCAGGGACTCGAACCCTGAACCCACTGATTACGGATTTACTCAGTTCAAGGTGGTTTTAGTCGCGTAGTCTCAGGCTATGAAATCAAACGATTGGACTACCTGCATTAACGCCTATCTGCTGTCTTTAAAAGCGTCTGGAAGATTAAGCGGAACAATCGGCCTGCACCGTCATTATTTAGTTAGATTACGCACGATTGCCCCATGCCCCGCCCTAGTCACACAAGACCGGCTAGAACAATGGCTTGCTAATCACGATTGGAAAGCTGAGACGCGCCGTAGCGCGCAAGCTGTAGCTAAGGGGTTCTTTTCGTACCTCGAAAACTGCGAGGTATTAGCTAAAAATCCCGCAAAACGACTAGCGCCTATTCACGTACCTGACGGGATACCCCGCCCGGCTACAGAAACACAAGTGAAACGCGCCCTTTCCGAGGCTGACCACCGTACCTCTTTAATGATTAAATTCGCGGCTCTTTGCGGTTTACGTTCATGCGAAATAGCCACAATAGCGGGACGAGACTGGAACGGCGAAGTGCTGCGCGTCACCGGTAAAGGCGGGCGAGTGAGAATTATCCCTGTTCAAGACGCGACCCTCATTCATGCTCTGGAAGGCTGTAACGGCTGGTTATTCCCCGGGCGTATTGAGGGGCATTTATCCGCTAAATGGGTGCAAAAGTTGCTGAGTCGCGCCATGCCGGGCGGCGTAACCGGCCACATGCTACGCCACCGGTTCGGGACTGTCGCCTATCGAGAGACACATGACCTTTTAGCGGTAGGGGCTGTAATGGGTCACGTTAAGACCGACACCACTAAGCGGTATATAAAGCTGGATTTGGATCCGCTAACGCGGGCGGTACAGGCCGCGCAACTTTGACATGACAAATAAGAATTGTGCGGATGCTTCACCTTGACGTTACAGCTAGGTACATGTATAGTATTAAGTGTTAGGGCAACCGCTCTAACAACAGGAAAGCCCCGGAGGCTATTCCGGGGCTAAGAGGAAAAGGAGATTAAGATGATTGCAGTCATCGAAATCCTGATTTCCCTTCCTGAAGCTATTTTAGCGCTGATTCTCATTTTTGAGAAGATGCACCGAAACAGCAAGGAAGATTAGGAAGTCGCCCCGTCCCCTCACGGGGGGCGGGGCTTCCTCTGAAATTCACCAAGGGGGCTATCATGTTTCTTTCGTTGCAGGGCGTGGCTGAGTATGCCGGGCTTGCCTATGGCACTATCAAAGCCTATTTCGCGCGGGGCTATCTCCCTGCGCCTGATGTTGCGATTGGTATGCGCGATAAAGTCACAGCCTACGGCTGGTCTACCGACACTATCGACCATTGGTTAGCCAATCGCCCGGGGCGCGGGGCGCGTACCGACCTAAAGGGTCGCAAGTGATGTTTTAAACGGGTAATATTATGCGGATATTTGCAATCTGGTAATAATATGACCCGTTTTGTAACATTTAGCGTTGCATTTTTTCCAGTTCTTTCCAAAGGCGGGCATGGGTGTCGCGCGCGTCTGTCATGAGGCTTTGCAAATCGTCGTGTAGTTCCCCCTGTCGGTGTCCCAGGCTTTTTACCCGGTCATCCATCATGTTCACAATGTCGCGGAGTGAGGTTCCGTGGTCTGGTTTCATTTCTTTGGATGCTGAGCGGGCGTATATTGCGGCGATGATAGCGGCGATACCGCTCAGGATAGCGCCTATACCTTGTAGGTCAGTTAGCCAGCTGGGCATTAGTCCCCCTTGTTTCGTGTCGGTCGGTAGGCCAGGGCTGTCCCGGTTGCGAGGATTGCCCCGGCTAGGG
This region includes:
- a CDS encoding tyrosine-type recombinase/integrase; this translates as MKSNDWTTCINAYLLSLKASGRLSGTIGLHRHYLVRLRTIAPCPALVTQDRLEQWLANHDWKAETRRSAQAVAKGFFSYLENCEVLAKNPAKRLAPIHVPDGIPRPATETQVKRALSEADHRTSLMIKFAALCGLRSCEIATIAGRDWNGEVLRVTGKGGRVRIIPVQDATLIHALEGCNGWLFPGRIEGHLSAKWVQKLLSRAMPGGVTGHMLRHRFGTVAYRETHDLLAVGAVMGHVKTDTTKRYIKLDLDPLTRAVQAAQL
- a CDS encoding transcriptional regulator, with product MFLSLQGVAEYAGLAYGTIKAYFARGYLPAPDVAIGMRDKVTAYGWSTDTIDHWLANRPGRGARTDLKGRK
- a CDS encoding flagellar motor protein; protein product: MPSWLTDLQGIGAILSGIAAIIAAIYARSASKEMKPDHGTSLRDIVNMMDDRVKSLGHRQGELHDDLQSLMTDARDTHARLWKELEKMQR